Proteins encoded together in one Prunus dulcis chromosome 3, ALMONDv2, whole genome shotgun sequence window:
- the LOC117621535 gene encoding putative ubiquitin-conjugating enzyme E2 38 gives MASSASEEALQASLPKKLKENEGALVSDPGNSSSVAGSADSIDLLKISTSGSSNSNVVKTSNGVSSNDDDDMSIEDDDGDDDNEYDYDDNDDNDGFLYDDDDYMTLQSHFDNVNLPPGVEAPLPWLNDPSPSENLASTKTLTISDLPPCSSTVPSESSSSTKPADSIDDCTIQNSQQFKQFDIVEDFSDHHYSRMGFSDEQPPKSWAKRIQEEWKILEKDLPDTIFVRVYEARMELLRAVIIGPPGTPYHDGLFVFDCLFPTNYPKSPPMVYYYSGGLRLNPNLYECGKVCLSLLGTWSGKQNENWVPGQSTMLQVLVSIQALILNADPFFNEPGYDTTYVGAEGQKRSRSYNEEVFILSLKTMMYTLRRPPKYFEDFVLGHFRNRAHNILAACKAYTEGTLVGSVSEDAAQNVENSGSKQFKSSVARMMNMLITNFTKNGSTDCEQFRVGA, from the exons ATGGCCTCTTCCGCTTCTGAAGAAGCCCTTCAGGCCTCTTTGCCCAAGAAACTCAAGGAGAATGAGG GTGCTTTGGTCAGTGATCCTGGGAACTCAAGTAGTGTAGCAGGATCAGCAGATAGCATTGATCTCCTCAAGATTTCAACATCAGGATCATCCAATTCAAATGTTGTCAAAACTTCCAATGGTGTTTCATCTAATGACGATGATGATATGAGcattgaagatgatgatggtgatgatgataatgAATATGACTATGATGACAATGATGACAATGATGGTTTTTtgtatgatgatgatgattatatGACTCTGCAATCTCATTTTGATAATGTGAACTTGCCTCCTGGGGTAGAAGCTCCACTGCCCTGGTTGAATGATCCTTCACCAAGTGAGAACTTAGCATCCACTAAGACGTTAACTATTTCAGATCTACCACCATGTAGTTCAACTGTTCCTTCTGAGTCAAGTTCTAGTACGAAACCGGCAGACAGCATTGATGACTGTACCATTCAAAATTCCCAACAGTTTAAGCAATTTGATATTGTGGAAGATTTCTCGGATCATCACTATAGCCGCATGGGATTTTCAGATGAGCAG CCACCCAAGTCTTGGGCAAAGAGAATTCAGGAAGagtggaaaattttggagaaGGACTTACCAG ACACTATATTTGTAAGGGTTTATGAAGCAAGAATGGAACTTTTGAGGGCAGTTATTATAGGACCTCCGGGCACTCCCTACCATGATGGtctttttgtctttgattGTCTCTTCCCCACTAACTATCCTAAGTCACCACCG ATGGTGTACTACTATTCAGGAGGTCTTCGATTAAATCCAAATTTGTATGAATGTGGGAAAGTTTGTCTCAGTCTCCTAGGCACTTGGAgtggaaaacaaaatgaaaattgggtcCCAGGGCAATCAACAATGCTACAAGTTTTAGTCTCTATACAAGCTCTTATTCTGAATGCAGACCCCTTCTTCAATGAGCCGGGGTATGATACAACGTATGTTGGAGCAGAAGGGCAAAAGAGGTCCAGGAGCTACAATGAggaagtatttattttatccCTAAAGACGATGATGTATACACTAAGGAGGCCACCTAAG TATTTTGAGGACTTTGTCTTGGGTCATTTTCGCAACCGTGCACATAATATTCTGGCAGCATGTAAAGCATATACTGAGGGCACTTTAGTAGGGTCTGTTAGCGAAGATGCAGCCCAGAATGTTGAAAATAGTGGCTCAAAACAGTTCAAGTCAAGTGTAGCTAGGATGATGAATATGCTTATTacaaatttcaccaaaaatgGATCAACAGATTGTGAGCAGTTTCGAGTTGGAGCCTAA